A genomic region of Trifolium pratense cultivar HEN17-A07 linkage group LG3, ARS_RC_1.1, whole genome shotgun sequence contains the following coding sequences:
- the LOC123918937 gene encoding sarcoplasmic reticulum histidine-rich calcium-binding protein-like isoform X7, which produces MVYSNSYMFLGIGVFVILSSHALANHLASEPLIYGEALDDQKVDQEYVKAQAKEEALDLNEQKVVEYNAQKIEEALGEQKALEYVTAQKLVACESPPNPLSNSKINEEILDDQKNQEYVKTHKSEEALDEEMVLKYLKAAHKFAEALDDHKGQEYVKAHKFVGGEGDDDDDEDDDDDDDDYEEEILQCLNCLHARKLGKDHEKDESFGNERFSSLGRREIERSACESPPNPLTGLKINEEALDDQKDQEYVKAQKIAACESPPNPLTDHKINEALDDQKDQEINGNAPKIGKDDNIYLNFTRFIELLIKLKNIKIM; this is translated from the exons ATGGTTTACTCAAATTCATATATGTTTCTTGGTATTGGAGTTTTTGTTATTCTCTCTTCTCATGCTTTAGCTAATCATTTGGCCTCTGAGCCCCTTATTTATG gagAGGCATTGGATGACCAAAAGGTCGACCAAGAATACGTGAAGGCTCAGGCAAAAG aAGAGGCATTGGATTTGAATGAGCAAAAGGTCGTAGAATATAACGCACAAAAAATTG AAGAGGCATTGGGTGAGCAAAAAGCCCTAGAATACGTGACGGCACAAAAATTGG TTGCGTGTGAAAGTCCTCCTAATCCACTTTCGAATTCTAAAATTAACG AAGAGATATTAGATGACCAAAAGAACCAAGAATACGTGAAGACTCATAAATCTG AAGAGGCATTGGATGAGGAAATGGTCCTCAAATATCTTAAGGCGGCACATAAGTTTG CAGAAGCATTGGATGACCATAAGGGCCAAGAATATGTGAAGGCTCATAAATTTG TAGGGGGAGAAGGAGATGATGATGACGACgaagatgatgatgacgatgatgatgattatgaagAAGAAATTCTTCAGTGCTT GAATTGCTTACATGCAAGAAAGCTAGGCAAGGATCATGAGAAAGATGAAAGTTTTGGGAATGAAAGGTTTAGTTCGTTGGGAAGAAGGGAGATAGAGAGAT CTGCTTGTGAAAGTCCTCCTAATCCTCTTACTGGTCTCAAAATTAACG AAGAGGCATTGGATGACCAAAAGGACCAAGAATATGTGAAAGCTCAGAAAATTG CTGCTTGTGAAAGTCCTCCTAATCCCCTTACTGATCACAAAATTAATG AGGCATTGGATGATCAAAAGGACCAAGAAATTAACGGGAATGCTCCAAAAATTGGTAAGGATGAtaatatttatttgaattttactCGTTTCATTGAGTTGTTAATaaagttgaaaaatataaagatcATGTAA